The following DNA comes from Neovison vison isolate M4711 chromosome 13, ASM_NN_V1, whole genome shotgun sequence.
gtgttatttcttctttgaaagtttggtagaattaacCTGTGAATCTgtaggtcctgggctctttttttgggggaggtttttgatcactgcttcaatctcattactagatattggtctattcaggttgtcaatttcttcctggttcaattttgggagtttatagttttccaggaatgcatccgtttcatctaggttgcttagcttattggcatataataagCTAAtaatgatgattgtttctacttccttggtgttagttgtgatctctcccttttcattcataattttatgaatttgggctttctctcttttcttttagattagtgtggccaatggtttatcgatcttattgattctttcaaaaaaccaacagAGCATTCCCTTAAGATATTCTAAGGATTGGGATCTAGAAAACAGGTAACATTATAACAGAATGTGAAACTAGAACACAgtagaaaaatacaggaaaaacttGAATACAATGAAAGAGTAAAAGCCTCAAATAACCTATAGTGAGGATTCCTagaaaaaatctcattttcataAGTGATCATGAAGGAGTAAGTTCATGGCTACCCCAAAGTTCTTGAAATATGGTATTACCATTTTCTGGACCTGCATTatgcaatataaaaataaaattttaactaagTCAGACAGATGAAGATATAGAACTAGAACTTGGAAGACACGTGATGTCcagatatataattaaaaaaaataaagccatgtaatctataaaaaaaaatttaagtccaCATAGACAAATGATTCTTTCTAACaattattaatatgtaaaatactaCCTTATCTGAGAAGACAGGAATTATGAAGGCCTATGGAGAGTGTGCATTTTATATGAGCTTTCAGATTCCCATAATCATGATGACAAGTGGTAAAGAATTATAACTCAACTATGAATTTCTCCAGATTATTTTATCAGTATTAACAGAAattaatgggtgcctgggtgactcagtcagttagccatttgcctttgactcatgtcatgattctgggatcctggaattgagccttgaaatagggttccctgctcatcagagattttgcttctcccctcttctcaccctctgcctttccccctgctcacactggactgtttctctctcaaataaataaatgcaatatttttataaaaataaacagaaattacCCCAACTAACAAATGCAACACACTCTGGTGAATAAATTTATTCAACAAGTTGTTTTACATGAATAATATGTATTAAGCAGCAACATTGAAGAAGGATTTGTTAAAGTGTTGACTGTGCCTTTGCTGTATAGCCTTGttattttatgtgtttctgtACCATTAACACCAATCATAGCATTATCTTCATGTATGTATCGGTACGTAGCTCTGTAAAATAAAGTCATGTTTAGGTGTATCCTGTATATGTAAATCTGTTTTATCTATTGTATAGAAAAATATACCTATTAGTACATAATTGACATCTGAGCAGTACTGTTTTGAGAGGAAGACATacaacttatttatttcatatgagTAAATGCCATTTCTGAATATACTCAAAagctatatattaaaaatttttaaataaaaagaaggaaatagaaacaaaaaagagcaCAATAAGGACCATTCTttggaattttataattttattataattactcaTTCAATCAAATTAATCTACCCTTCCCACTGGTCAAAATGATCTACTTTTACATCATAgtgattccatttttaattgtctAGGAATAAGGCTACAGTAGTTACAGTTGTATAAGTTTACTTTGTTTCCCAGAAAAGAACATTTCTTATGACTGTAGAAACCTGACCAGGCTTCAGGTACTGACTCTTCAGTTTTGACATGGCTGCcttcatttctttgttccttaGAGTGTAAATAACTGGGTTTAAGATGGGAGTAAAGATGGTGTAAAAAACAGCAAGGACTTTGTCAACAGAATAACCGCTGAAGGGCCACACGTAGATGAAGATGCATGGTCCAAAGAATAGTATGACCACAGTGATATGAGCAGTCAGTGTGGAGCGGGCCTTTGCCATGCTAGCAGAGGAGCGGTTCCTGACGGTGATAAGTATCACAGTGTAGGAAACAACCAAGAGGAGAAAGGAGCTCATAGAAAGAAAGCCGCTATCTGCAACTATAAGTAGGCTGACAATGTAAGTGTCTATGCAGGCCAGCTTTGTCACTAGAGGGAGGTCACAGAAAAAACTGTCTACCTGATTTGGGCCACAAAAAGGCAAGTTAACAGTAAATGCCAACTGGCTAGTAGTATGGATGAACCCCACAAGCCAGGGGATGAGAACAAGAATAATACACGCACGGCGACTCATTATTGTCATGTAGTGGAGAGGTTTGCATATAGCAATGTAACGGTCATAAGCCATAGATACAAGGAGCACCATTTCACTGCCAGCGAAAAGGTGAATGCAGAAAATCTGGGCCAGGCAGGCATCAAATGAAATAGTCTTGTGCTCAACCAGAAAGTCTGCAATCATTTTGGGGGTAGCAAAAGAGGCAACGCATATATCTATAAAAGAGAGGTTCGCAAGCAGGAAGTACATGGGGGTATGAAGGCGGGAATCTGAGGTTACAGTGAGGATGATAAGAAAGTTTCCCAGAAGTATTGCTAGGTAAAGTAGTgaaaatatgagaaacaagaaagGCTGGAGCTCCTGGGAATTAGAGAGCCCCAGCAACACAAACTCGGTCACCCGGGAATGATTTATGTCATTCATTGACTTTGGGAGGAATGTATCTTGTTACCTGAataggagagaaacagagatcagTCAGTAAGCATGGGTTTCATTTCCCATTTCCACTTCCTTCTTTAGAGATTCTAATTTCTACTTATATTTATGTATCTGAATTTTCAAGAATCATTAAAAAGTATATAAGcaatataataacaataaagtGGCATGGAGGGGAGAGTTTTGAGATGTTTGACATTGTCATGTCCAGTTATATGAATTTGAGGAATGTAAGCTATTTACTttacaaatgaaactgaaaatctgAAATGTTTTCTTGACATTACAGAAATCTAGTCTAAAAAGTTACAAAGACAAAATCTGAATAGCTTTTTCTATAACAAATTATATAACATGTTTTTAAATGGCTAACACAGGAAGATAGTTTCACAATGTTGACCCCAAAAGTGAGACACAAAAGTGTGTATACTATATGAACCTAtttaaataaagttcaaaaataggCTACACCGATCTATGATATTAACAAAGCTCCTGGAGGGGTTTTCCTGGAAGGGCAATAGGAACAGGAAGGTGACAGGAAGGGCTTCTGAAGTGTTGGTAATGTTCTGTTGCTTGATGTGATTGATAGATACAGTGTTTGCTTTGTGAAAACTTGCAAGATGTATAAGATCTGCCACGTGTagttttatgcatattttatttgttaataaaaaatcCAAGAGGTAAATAGACACCATTATCTGGTGTGAGAACTCATAGGCAGAATCATTGCCTTGAGTGATTAGGTCTTATTCCCTTCTCTATTCATTTACAAATTTTATGAACTAAAATACAAAAcctaaaaaaacccaaagatcTAGAGTTCATTGGAACTCTTCCTGGAGTTGTGACTCATCTCTTCCTGGAGTTCTGTTCTATGAAGGAATCCATTGTATTTGTTCTTTTCAATTATTTCCTGATGTTAAGCTTCATTAACCTCAGCTATTGTTACTAATAGCCAAAGACATAATATTGAATTATAACTGACATTTAATTTggtggggtttttaaaaattatagttataTTGTATAGTAGTATTCATAGTAAGAAATCCAGACTGTCAAAaaacaatgtttctttttttttttttttaattttttttccaatttatttattttcagaaaaaca
Coding sequences within:
- the LOC122893106 gene encoding olfactory receptor 4K15-like; protein product: MNDINHSRVTEFVLLGLSNSQELQPFLFLIFSLLYLAILLGNFLIILTVTSDSRLHTPMYFLLANLSFIDICVASFATPKMIADFLVEHKTISFDACLAQIFCIHLFAGSEMVLLVSMAYDRYIAICKPLHYMTIMSRRACIILVLIPWLVGFIHTTSQLAFTVNLPFCGPNQVDSFFCDLPLVTKLACIDTYIVSLLIVADSGFLSMSSFLLLVVSYTVILITVRNRSSASMAKARSTLTAHITVVILFFGPCIFIYVWPFSGYSVDKVLAVFYTIFTPILNPVIYTLRNKEMKAAMSKLKSQYLKPGQVSTVIRNVLFWETK